The DNA sequence aggacacacacaaactaaaatAAGTGGCTCTGGGAAGATGGTCAGATCACAACCTCTCCTCATTTTAAGGTCACAAAGTGCAATAGTGAGGTACGGAGACGTGAGGACAACAACTGAACATGTGATGGTAACCCGTGTTCCTTTTGGTCGTGATTGAACACCCACACATTTCGTAGCGGGAGTGGGACAGACTGGACAGATGTGATGACGATGGCGAATTGTGAAACTGTGTTCCATGCAaatcaatccaaaaaaaaaaaaaaaaagcattcagaTTTAGTGAGACATTTTGGTGATTTACATCAGGTTGCTGCCTGGTTTACTAGGAATCGCATACAAATCATTCAACCATCAATTCATAGAAGAAATATCAAGAACCACCTGAAACCCATATTTAACTTCAGGTTTTCAGGGTTTCATAAGAATTTCAGCTTTATCTCCAGATAAAAAGCTTAAACCTGCTCCGAAAACCAGACAGCAATTCCTGGCAGTACAAGTGGTACATCTACATTCCTTACCACCCCTTCCTGGTGGTCCAGGGGGTCCGGTCAATCCTTTGGGACCCTGTAGAGCCAGACCTGGAGGTCCAGGTTGGCCGATAGGGCCTGAAGAGCCCGGAAGGCCGGGGAAGCCACTATCTCCTTTTGGACCAGGGAAACCGGGACTGCCAGATGGGCCAGAGGGACCAGGGTCTCCCTTGCCACCTTTTAAGAGAACGAGAGTTGGGGGGGGGCTGGGTTACTTTATGCGGATGCGTGTATGTGTTAAATGGCAACAAACCTGGCAATCCTGGAAGTCCAGAGGATCCTGGTTCACCATAGCCTGGAGGCCCTGCAATGTAAAAACAGTAATATTCCTTTACTTTCAGGGGGCCAATAGAAACTGTTGAAATGTGAGTTTTCCCACGAGTTTTACCTGGCTCTCCTTTAACACCAGCCGGCCCGGGGATCCCGTCCCGACCCGCTTGACCCTTCTCTCCCGGAAATCCAGGTGCTCCTGGTCGGCCAGGCTCTCCTGGTCTTCCAGGAGCTCCGGTCAGGCCTGGGCCACCGGGCCCGCCGTCGAGACCCTTAGGACCAGGAATACCAGGAGACCCTGAAAAGAGGAGCCAGAGAAGTGCGTTGCTATTATTTTGGGTCAAAACTGCAGGGTTTACAGATAAAATGTTCACAGGTTTTAGTGTATAAAATGCAGTACCTTGGAATCCTGGCGGACCCAGATCACCTTTGGCACCTGGTGCTCCAGGTAATCCCGACAGACCTGGTAATCCTGGAGTCCCTTTAGGCCCTGGGCCTCCAGGGAAACCTGACTGCCCGGGATCACCCTACAAGAGATTTCAGTTCAATTTAATTTCAGCCAGGTTTCAATTTACACTTTGGGGTCCTATTGGTCCAGTCTACCTTGACTCCAGGTGGCCCAGGCGGTCCAACCCCAGCAGAACCTGGTTCACCTTTGGCTCCTGAGAAACCGGGTCCTCCGGGCTGGCCTGGAGTTCCGGGTCGACCCGTTTGGCCCAGCAAACCCTTCTGCCCTGATGGTCCTGTGGAAATCATGACCGCATATGATTTCAGCTGCTTGGTGTGTTTCAGGTTACAGGTTTCTGTTACAGTAGGAAAGGTGTTCAAACCCCACCTGGAAATCCCATTTCTCCCATGGTGCCTTTTGGTCCAGGAGCTCCAGGACCACCAGGTCCTCCTGGAATGCCAGGATCTCCCTTTGGTCCTATACACAACAAAAGCGGAATATTCGACATCTGTCTATACAAATATTTGCTTGGATGTACCATTTTGTACTTTGAGTGTTCAAGCCATACCTGATGGACCAGGAAGTCCAGGCCGTCCATCTGATCCTGGAAGTCCAGGGTCACCAGTGATGCCAGGGATGCCCTTTTGGCCTGGAAAACCTGGTGCTCCTGTAAAATGATGAATAAGGCAAACAATTTTAAATCTATGGTCTTACATTGATGGCTCATGAGCGTGCTAAAAGTCTTGCCTGGTAGTCCTGGTTCTCCTTTGTCACCCTTTGAGGAAATAGGTGGTGGGCTGTATCCAGGAGGTCCTGGAAGGCCACTGCTCCCCCGCTCTCCTTTAGCTCCAGCAAAGCCAGGAGCACCATCCCTACCAGGGAATCCTGATTCAcctgacaaaaaaagacatttacatttttaagaagTTTACACAGTACACACAGAACCATATGTTTAATCATTTTACTGTAGGTGTAGGTGAATACCTTTCAGTCCAACAGCACCTGGTGCCCCGGGGCCACCAGGTCCTCCAGCTGGTCCGGGAGATCCAGTGGGACCCATATCTCCTTTGGCACCTAAAGCAAAGATGAAAAATGGGAATAGAAATATCAAAATAACCATTAAACCAGGCAGCTTGCCCAAAGGCCCCCAACACCAAATGATAGAAGCACAGTTATGACAATTAACTGCTGTTGACTTTAAAATTAATTGTCTGGTAGTCATCCAACAATTTAGCTCCTCGAGGTgggacatttacagtatttagctTGTGACAATTTAGCTACTCATTCTTTACCTGGCAGTCCAGGAAAGCCATCCTGTCCAGGGCCTCCAGGGGGTCCTGGGGTTCCAATCGGTCCTGGGGAACCTGGGAAACCAGGACTTCCTCTATCTCCTGGCAGGCCTGGAATATCTAAACCTGGTGGCCCGGGGTCTCCTTTTGCTCCATTTCCTCCGGTGAATCCTGCAAGGGTGATAAAACTGGATTGCAGTGGTCCCTCGCTATGTTGTCGTTCttatattttcagacattgaAGTGGCCAATGGTAGGTGAGTCTACATCAATTTTGGTGACAATTGGTCGCAATTTTTTTGACATCAAGCAACGTTAAAGTTTTTTTACACTAAGCGTGGACTGCCCCGACactttgatttcaaaacaaacaaataaaaaaactgaattatgTCAGTGCATCCACGCTAATTCGCATATTTCAAttattgcgggggtggtctggaacctaacccctgggataaacgagggattactgtagttTTTTTAAGTATGTGAAAAATCTTCTTCAGGATGTTTTAGAGCAGTTCCTTACCGGGTGGACCCATTGGGCCTGGGAGTCCAGGGTTCCCTGAGGGGCCGCGTGAGCCTGCCGTCGGGGGTCCTGGTGGGCCAATGGATCCTGGGAGACCAGATGTTCCTGGTTCACCTGGAAAGACAAGACACCAGAGGAACAATGAGGCTTTTCAGTTTTAAGATTGTTTATGAGGACTACGACGCCAATATGCAAATACCTTTAGGGCCTGGTGGGCCGTCAAATCCAGATCGGCCGGGTGAGCCAGGGCCTCCAGGGAAACCAGGATCTCCCTTGGTTCCGGTGACACCTTTAGCTCCAGGTACACCTGGGAAACCTGGAGGACCGGGGAGTCCAAAGCCAGGTTCACCCTGTCACAAAGGTGCCCACAGAGGAAAAAGTTATATTGGCAAATTgcacatttatcaacaacagttatcattttaaattacagtaaaaaatcTCTATGTACTTTTGCCCCGGGAAATCCAGGTTGGCCCGGAAGGCCGTCTACTCCTGGTCTTCCTAGTCCTCCCGGACCTCCTGGTTGGCCAGGGACACCAGCAAATCCTTAAAGGCAAGATGAGATGGTGACGTTTAGTTTGGATGCGCACCAAGAAGAACATTTTAAACTGCATTTGCACCTTTAGGTCCAGGGGGTCCAGGGAGTCCAATACCAGGCAGTCCAGGGTCACCTTTTCCTCCCGGTAATCCAGGGAAACCAGGCTGACCAGGCTGACCTGGGTTTCCTAAGATCAGGGAGGAATATAATCAAGCATATGCTGTTTATGATGTCTAACTGTGCTGCTGTAATGATGGTCCATACCTGGTGCACCGGGACGTCCCGGCTCACCATCCAGACCTCTCTGCCCGGGCTGGCCTTTTTCTGCCACTGACAAGCCTGACTCACCTTTGGCACCTGGAAATGACAAATGAGAACATTTGCGTGACTTTTAAAGGATTACGTCCCAAATAACAGCAAATCAATTAAAAAGCTCTATTACCAGGTATACCAGGAGCTCCAGGCCTTCCCGAAACACCCTGAATACCCTTTTCTCCGGGAGATCCAGGAGGTCCAAAGCCTGGGGGGCCTGGAGGACCCCGATCTCCTGCAATCCCATTGGGACCTGGCTCACCAGGGCTCCCTCGCTCTCCTCTGACCTGCAAAGATCCCTATCGGATGCAACAAAATCAATGTTGGTGGATGTTGGATGGATAAACTTGTCCAAATCACAGAACAGCCGGATCATCGCAACCTACAGGAGCTCCTTTGGGCCCTGGAAATCCAGGCTGTCCATCGCGACCAGGACGCCCATCTAGACCTGGAAGACCAGGCGCTCCAGGGAATCCAGTGTCCCCCTTCTCACCCCTCGCACCGCCACCAGAGATTGCTTCACCTGGGTCTCCCTTCTCTCCCGGGAATCCTGGAGGACCTTGAGCACTGGGCTGACCCTGTGGAAGAGAAAACAATGCTAAAACAGCGACCACAGAAATGCCGGACTACAAACTGCACAGTGTTAGGGACCAAACCCTGCCGTGGTGCCACAAGGtgggcaaagcactacttttatacATCTGCACATTTAATAGACGTTTTTTCCAGTCAATAACGAAGGGTAGATTATGGTGAATCTGCGAGTTGCAAATTGCAAATATTGGGGGTGAGGGGTGGACACCGTAGGTAAGTACGTATTGTACAAAGTCCTGCTCTGCTTGAGAATGTAAAAAGAACTCACAGGTGGTCCATTTGCACCCGGTGTTCCTGGGAATCCTCTTTCTCCTTTAATACCTGGGGCACCAGGATTTCCTAAAGGGTTTCCACATCAGTGAGTATTTCAGATCTTCTCAAGACTTCAGTTTTCCATCTTTCTTGAGACTCATAGTTTTAGTCATCATGTTACCTGGGAATCCAGGTTGTCCTGCAGGTCCTGGGGACCCAGGGATCCCACTTGTGCCACTAAAGCAGTTGACACAGGTGTCCCCCTTTTCACCTGAAATGATGACAGATGACTGACTGATCACGTCTCTCTAAACATCAAGAgaaatgcaacatttttaaGGCCTCTCACCTTTCTGGCCCGCCACTCCCGGGTAACCCCTCTCTCCCGGTAGGCCAGCACGTCCGGGCTCGCCAGCGATACAGTTTTGTCCACCAGTGGAAAAACCTGGAGGTCCAGGGGGTCCTGGCTGTCCTTGCAACCCAGGCCCTCCGGGGCGGCCCGGAGGACCTGGGAGAGAGAGCCCCAAATTGCCGGTGTCTCCCTTTTGACCTCTCTCTCCCGGGAAGCCCGGAAGTCCAGGTGAaccgccaccaccaccgccTGGAATTCCTGGTGCTCCTGGAGGTCCTGTTAACCCTGGAGGAGGCCAAAAAAGGTGAGCTTGTCAATTAATAATGAGAGCGAGTTGGCATTTTTCGCTATAATTATGCAGTAGTTTGTGAACAGACATTGCTGTTTATCATTTTCGAAAAactttgttcattttcattaaCTATAATAATCTTGGTTCTCCACTGACCTATTAGTCCTCTATCTCCTTTGACGCCAGGTGATCCAGGGAACCCGGGCTCCCCTTTTGGACCCACCTGTGCTCCTGTCTGTCCGCTAATAACCTGATGGGACATAGACAATCAAGCCAAATCCGAGGCGGGAGACCAGATATCGTTGTCCAATTAAATGATCAAGTCGTTTTCCGTATCACACGATAACACTGTTCGATAGAATACACACCACTCCTGGAGCACCTGGAAATCCACGTTCACCTTTCATGCcctttaaaggaaaaaaataaatatacattttgagaGAACCATCCATCATAAGACATCCCGAGCTGTTTAATCATCTCCAATTAAATGATTGAACTCACTCTCTCTCCATCTCTGCCCGGGGGACCTGGCAGGCCTGACTCTCCTTTGAGACCCTAAGAGAAGAGGGGATTAAAAACATTCAGGAATGTTTTTCTTGACATGATTCTGACATTCAGTGTATTGACTAAATGTGACAGGACTCACAAGAAATCCCGGCGGACCTGGGTCACCATCTTTGCCTGGTTttccctgttaaaaaaaaaaaaaatatatatatatatatatattatttataaataaaagcagTGAGAGTagaacataaatgttttttttcttcggaTTTTAGCTTTAAAACTCACACGTTTGCCTGCCTCTCCTGGTTCTCCCTTTTCTCCTTTCTGGCCACCAGGGGTACCCTGCAACCACCAACGAAACACATTTTCCATCGAAAAGTATTCTTCTGAGGGACCCAAATGCCATTTGAACATAATGGCAACCATTTACAGATGGTGACAGACACTTACAGGCGGACCTGGATACCCAGGATCACCTTGGGTGCCTGGAAGTCCTGGGTCGCCCTTTCAAAGGAGAAGAGCAAGAGACTAAATATAGACAGTCTACTGTGTATATGCAAGGTGTGTCAAAAGTTACTACTGGTGTCAcaaatttcaaacccaaactacaaagGTCAAGCAATGAGCAGAGTGAGTGATGATGAGAGCGGGTGGAGACACCTGTGATGAGTCATGAATCTTCGAATACAACCCAGTGAAAGAGAGAAAGTAAGGTAGTCAAAGTCCAAAGTCACGTTGAATGCGTTCTTTAACGTGACGGGCATGGTCCACCGAAAGTTATTGCCACGGGGCCAGACGATCAGGGAAAACgttttgatttggaaaaaaatcttttgggataccagtcctggaacttttatGACACACCTCGtacgttagcattaagatagcagacttaGACAAAATCAGAAGGTTttgtgggtctggaacgtatctcTGCAATCAAGAGGGGTTTCATTTTATCTTGTTTTGTCACATTGTCATTCAAGCATACCAATGGACATTTTGTCA is a window from the Phycodurus eques isolate BA_2022a chromosome 23, UOR_Pequ_1.1, whole genome shotgun sequence genome containing:
- the col4a5 gene encoding collagen alpha-5(IV) chain isoform X2 codes for the protein MCKDSKRPPQLAVALLLFVLCGVAVRPTDSAACHGCAGSKCDCSGVKGTKGERGFPGLTGQPGVPGFPGPEGPIGPRGEKGSDGPMGFGGPKGIRGPPGLPGFPGTPGLPGLPGQDGPPGPRGTPGCNGTKGEIGYPGVSGIPGQQGLSGPPGLPGQKGDPGDVISTNRFGDQGAVGFPGLPGVPGPPGPGGYQGPIGPPGPRGFEGRPGPPGPPGPKGNMGLNFQGPKGEKGDPGLPGPAGPPGQVGEQKRPTETEIQRGDKGDPGLPGTQGDPGYPGPPGTPGGQKGEKGEPGEAGKRGKPGKDGDPGPPGFLGLKGESGLPGPPGRDGERGMKGERGFPGAPGVVISGQTGAQVGPKGEPGFPGSPGVKGDRGLIGLTGPPGAPGIPGGGGGGSPGLPGFPGERGQKGDTGNLGLSLPGPPGRPGGPGLQGQPGPPGPPGFSTGGQNCIAGEPGRAGLPGERGYPGVAGQKGEKGDTCVNCFSGTSGIPGSPGPAGQPGFPGNPGAPGIKGERGFPGTPGANGPPGQPSAQGPPGFPGEKGDPGEAISGGGARGEKGDTGFPGAPGLPGLDGRPGRDGQPGFPGPKGAPGSLQVRGERGSPGEPGPNGIAGDRGPPGPPGFGPPGSPGEKGIQGVSGRPGAPGIPGAKGESGLSVAEKGQPGQRGLDGEPGRPGAPGNPGQPGQPGFPGLPGGKGDPGLPGIGLPGPPGPKGFAGVPGQPGGPGGLGRPGVDGLPGQPGFPGAKGEPGFGLPGPPGFPGVPGAKGVTGTKGDPGFPGGPGSPGRSGFDGPPGPKGEPGTSGLPGSIGPPGPPTAGSRGPSGNPGLPGPMGPPGFTGGNGAKGDPGPPGLDIPGLPGDRGSPGFPGSPGPIGTPGPPGGPGQDGFPGLPGAKGDMGPTGSPGPAGGPGGPGAPGAVGLKGESGFPGRDGAPGFAGAKGERGSSGLPGPPGYSPPPISSKGDKGEPGLPGAPGFPGQKGIPGITGDPGLPGSDGRPGLPGPSGPKGDPGIPGGPGGPGAPGPKGTMGEMGFPGPSGQKGLLGQTGRPGTPGQPGGPGFSGAKGEPGSAGVGPPGPPGVKGDPGQSGFPGGPGPKGTPGLPGLSGLPGAPGAKGDLGPPGFQGSPGIPGPKGLDGGPGGPGLTGAPGRPGEPGRPGAPGFPGEKGQAGRDGIPGPAGVKGEPGPPGYGEPGSSGLPGLPGGKGDPGPSGPSGSPGFPGPKGDSGFPGLPGSSGPIGQPGPPGLALQGPKGLTGPPGPPGRGGVPGPQGPRGPSGSGGIRGEKGIPGAAGQPGFPGQKGDPGIPGFSGPPGTPGVPGAKGDIGLPGVPGFPGPKGDPGLHGGSGLPGDPGDLGPPGPPGDPGVPQPPIMFKGERGPPGPLGQPGAGGLPGSPGREGLQGQPGDPGDSGLEGPPGFSGPPGRKGDNGPAGQPGQRGYPGPPGSDGPQGPPGLPGSGSAAHGFLITRHSQIQEVPLCPIGTNLIYDGYSLLYVQGNERAHGQDLGTAGSCLRRFSTMPFMFCNINNVCNFASRNDYSYWLSTPEPMPMSMAPITGESIKPFISRCSVCEAPAMVIAVHSQTIQIPNCPANWEALWIGYSFMMHTSAGAEGSGQALASPGSCLEEFRSAPFIECHGRGTCNYYGNSYSFWLATVDEGEMFSKPQSETLKAGNLRTRVSRCVVCMKKT
- the col4a5 gene encoding collagen alpha-5(IV) chain isoform X1; translated protein: MPQPPHLAPLDAEEQRLYSELLPDDRASHPFSKGEPRHPAEKTHFGHLYPGSCSFGQDPELVTIDGAPIRLSICRSIFPSLVNKTPRYLNSSTWGRISSPTWRGRATLFRLRTTVSDLEGSDGPMGFGGPKGIRGPPGLPGFPGTPGLPGLPGQDGPPGPRGTPGCNGTKGEIGYPGVSGIPGQQGLSGPPGLPGQKGDPGDVISTNRFGDQGAVGFPGLPGVPGPPGPGGYQGPIGPPGPRGFEGRPGPPGPPGPKGNMGLNFQGPKGEKGDPGLPGPAGPPGQVGEQKRPTETEIQRGDKGDPGLPGTQGDPGYPGPPGTPGGQKGEKGEPGEAGKRGKPGKDGDPGPPGFLGLKGESGLPGPPGRDGERGMKGERGFPGAPGVVISGQTGAQVGPKGEPGFPGSPGVKGDRGLIGLTGPPGAPGIPGGGGGGSPGLPGFPGERGQKGDTGNLGLSLPGPPGRPGGPGLQGQPGPPGPPGFSTGGQNCIAGEPGRAGLPGERGYPGVAGQKGEKGDTCVNCFSGTSGIPGSPGPAGQPGFPGNPGAPGIKGERGFPGTPGANGPPGQPSAQGPPGFPGEKGDPGEAISGGGARGEKGDTGFPGAPGLPGLDGRPGRDGQPGFPGPKGAPGSLQVRGERGSPGEPGPNGIAGDRGPPGPPGFGPPGSPGEKGIQGVSGRPGAPGIPGAKGESGLSVAEKGQPGQRGLDGEPGRPGAPGNPGQPGQPGFPGLPGGKGDPGLPGIGLPGPPGPKGFAGVPGQPGGPGGLGRPGVDGLPGQPGFPGAKGEPGFGLPGPPGFPGVPGAKGVTGTKGDPGFPGGPGSPGRSGFDGPPGPKGEPGTSGLPGSIGPPGPPTAGSRGPSGNPGLPGPMGPPGFTGGNGAKGDPGPPGLDIPGLPGDRGSPGFPGSPGPIGTPGPPGGPGQDGFPGLPGAKGDMGPTGSPGPAGGPGGPGAPGAVGLKGESGFPGRDGAPGFAGAKGERGSSGLPGPPGYSPPPISSKGDKGEPGLPGAPGFPGQKGIPGITGDPGLPGSDGRPGLPGPSGPKGDPGIPGGPGGPGAPGPKGTMGEMGFPGPSGQKGLLGQTGRPGTPGQPGGPGFSGAKGEPGSAGVGPPGPPGVKGDPGQSGFPGGPGPKGTPGLPGLSGLPGAPGAKGDLGPPGFQGSPGIPGPKGLDGGPGGPGLTGAPGRPGEPGRPGAPGFPGEKGQAGRDGIPGPAGVKGEPGPPGYGEPGSSGLPGLPGGKGDPGPSGPSGSPGFPGPKGDSGFPGLPGSSGPIGQPGPPGLALQGPKGLTGPPGPPGRGGVPGPQGPRGPSGSGGIRGEKGIPGAAGQPGFPGQKGDPGIPGFSGPPGTPGVPGAKGDIGLPGVPGFPGPKGDPGLHGGSGLPGDPGDLGPPGPPGDPGVPQPPIMFKGERGPPGPLGQPGAGGLPGSPGREGLQGQPGDPGDSGLEGPPGFSGPPGRKGDNGPAGQPGQRGYPGPPGSDGPQGPPGLPGSGSAAHGFLITRHSQIQEVPLCPIGTNLIYDGYSLLYVQGNERAHGQDLGTAGSCLRRFSTMPFMFCNINNVCNFASRNDYSYWLSTPEPMPMSMAPITGESIKPFISRCSVCEAPAMVIAVHSQTIQIPNCPANWEALWIGYSFMMHTSAGAEGSGQALASPGSCLEEFRSAPFIECHGRGTCNYYGNSYSFWLATVDEGEMFSKPQSETLKAGNLRTRVSRCVVCMKKT